Genomic window (Akkermansiaceae bacterium):
AACAGCTTTCTGAAAACGAGCCCAGGACCTGGTAACCGGGTTGCGCGGTTTTTTGTGAACATTCAGGTGCGCCAGGTGCGACGGAAGGATCAGCTTCGATTCGATCAAGGAGAAAATAAGACACAGAACCACCGCTGTCGCAATTTGGCCAAAGACGTTGCCCATCCGGCCACTTACCTGGGTGAGAGGAAGGAAGGCGGCGATGGTGGTGATCACTCCGAAGGTCGCGGGCGTCACCACCTTGCTGACACCCCGCACCGTTGTTATCACCGGGCCGTCCCCCTCCTCGGCATGGTCGTCATTTTCTTTTTCAGAATAGATCGATTCCCCGATGACGATGGCATCATCCACCACCACACCTAACACAATCAGGAAGCCGAAGGCTGAGATCACATTCACAGAAAGATCAAGCCCGGGAATGGGAAAGAGCGCGAGTGCTCCGGAGAGAGAAATGGGAATTCCCAGGGCCACCCAGAAGGCCAGCCGGAGGTTCAGAAAGAGCATGAGGGAGCCAAGCACAAGCAGGACTCCAATCGCGCCATTTCTGCCTAACAGCGACAAGCGATCCCGGATGTCCACCGACCCGTCGAGCCAGCTAGCCAGCTGCACCCCCTCGGGTAACCCTTCATACTCCTCCACCACTTTACGCGCTTCAGAGACGGCATTGATAATATCGTCATTCCCATCCGTCGTAATTTTCAAACTGGTTGTCGGCTGGCCACGAAAACGGTTGAGGAAGGATTGGTCGACAAAGGCATCGCGGACTTCGGCCACATCCTTCACAAAGATCCGGGTTCCATCTGGATTGGTACGCACAGGGATGTTTTCAAAATCCGCTTTCCGGTAAGCCTGGTCACGTGAACGAAGTGAAATGTCCCCCCTTTTTGACCTGATCACGCCACCGCCGAGATCCAGCGAGTTATTACTCACCGCACTGGCCACCTCATCGAAGGTCAACTGATAGAGCCGTAGCTTTTCCTCGGAGGGCTCAATGGATATCTCATAATCACGGGCGCCAAAGGTTTCCACTTTGGAAATCGAGTCTTCACGCAACAAGGCGTCACGGAACTTTCTGGCTGCCTCTTTCCTAACGGCTTCGGGCACGTCTCCGTAGAGCTCGACCCATAACACGTTGTTGGTGCGTTTATTCTCGGTAATCACCGGCTTCTCCGCCTGTTCGGGGAATGAAGGGATGGCATCCACCCTGATTTTGACATCATCGAGCAACTTATTGATAGGATAGCCTTCCTTGGCATCGATGGTGATGGTGGCAATGTTATCCTGACTAACAGAGCGGACGTGGTCGATGCCATCAACGTCCTGGATCGCCTCCTCGATCTTGATGGCGACACCGCGCTCGACATCCTCAGGCGTGCCGCCGCGTATCGGCACACGCACCGTCACCGACTCTGCCGCAAAAGCCGGGAAACCTTCCTTGCGAATGTTTAATGCCGTGAATACCCCTGCTGCCAAAATGGTAAGCATCAGGATGTTCGCCACCACGGGATTGGTCGCAAACCAGGTGATGAAAGGATGTTTTTGAAGTGGGTTCATTGCTGTGGAGTGCGGTGGCTTGACACCGCTTTGCGGTTGGATGGAGCTTGCTCCATGCGGTGGCGGGGCATCGTGTTGGGAATTCCTTGTGCTGGGTGTGAAGAAGAAGTGCGGCTATCGCCGGAGCAAGAACCGTCGAGCCGGTTCTGGAGGAAGCGGAGGCAAGCCTCAGCACTCCCAATCAGTCATCCTTGCTAACAGGTTTTACTTTTTCTCCTTGTTTGAAATTGGTGAGTGGTCGGGTGACAATACGGAGCGGGAGCGAGATGGCATGTTCAGCCAGGTCGTCGACCGAAAGCTGAAGGTAGACGTTGGCATTATAGCTGTGGACCCGCGTGGCTGAAATCCGGCAGAGTTGGTCGGCCTTGTCGAGCACCCAGACGTAGCTGTCATTGACCAGGGCTGACTCTGGAGCCTTGTAGGCACCCGGTATGGTTTTCGCAGGGATGGATGCGTTGACAAAAGTCCCCACCACCAATGGCTCCGGCTCGGCCACATAGGGGCTATCCACTTCCGCAATCACATAAGCCACCTGGTTTTTCGCATCAACCGCCGGTTCCGTGCGTGTTAGCCGCCCGTTCCATTGGACCCCCTCCCTGGTTGCGCTGGTCAAGGTGACCTGAATGGCATGGCTTGAATCCTGGGCACCCAAACCTGGCAAGTTTACCCGAGCGACCTGATCCGCCGTGAGCGGCAGCCTGATCTCGACGCGTTCGGTCGCGACAAGTTTGCCGAGCGACTGCTGCGGTCCGGCATAGTTACCAAGGGAAGCCGTGCGGGTCAGGACCACTGCATCATAGGGCGCACGGATGATGGTGCGCTGCACGTCGACCTCCGCTTTTTTGACCGCGGCCTCCGTCGATTGGATACTCGCCTTGGCGGCAGCGAGTTGAGGTTTGCGCAACACAAAATCGGAGGCCGTTGCCAGGTCCCGGCCGGATGCAATCCAGTCCTCGGCAGCTTGTTTTGCCTTGATCTCCTCCTCCGCCAATGTGCGTTTGGCAGTGGATAAGTTAGATGTCTCGCGTGCCAGGGCCGCCACGTAATCGGCATCGTCGATCCGCGCTAACACCGTTCCCTTTTTCACCAGATGACCAACGTGGAATTCTTTGGCGACATCGACGATTTGCCCCCCGACTTGAGGTGTCAGCGTAGTTTCAAAATAACTCTGCACCGTACCGTAGGTGATCACCGGTGGCTGGTGGTCCTGTTTGTTCACGCTGATGACCTCCGCCTGGGGAACCACGAGGGGGGGCGTCCCGGCCGGCATCCCTTTTTTGTTTTTGATCATGATGCTGACGCCAAAACCGGCCAGGGCGATAAAGACAAACGGAATGATGATTTTGAGTGCGAGTTTCATTGAAAATAGTTGTTAGAGCCCCTTACCCAGGGCTAATGCCAGGGTGACACGGTTCTTGTAACGCAGGGCCTGGGTATTGATGAGCGATTCCTCGGTGCTGAACGAACGACGCTGGCTCTCGAGGAGGGTGAGGATTTCCACCAGCCCCGTTTCGTAGTTCCTCTGGATACGGGCTTCCGCACTACGGGCCGCAGCCAGGGCCTTGCGGGTGGACAGTTCCTGGCTGAGAAGATAACGCTCCGAGCCAAGGGCGTTCTCCACTTCCCTGAAGGCATTGAGAACCGTCGATTGATAGTTCGCCAGCGCTTGTTTGGCACGGGCATTGGCGGCCCCGAGTTCAGCCCGACGGCTACCACCATCGATCAGCGGTGCCGTGAGATTGCCAGCGATCGACCAGACATTAAAATTGGCATCAGCCAGGCTTTTCAAAGTCGACGATTGATTGCCACCACTCGCCGTGAGCGAGAACCTGGGATAGAGATCCCGATGCGCGACGGTGACCCGGGAGTCGGCGGCACGGATACGCTGGTAGGCGGCATCAATATCGGGCCGGTTCATCAGCAAGGTCGATGGGATACCGGCCCGCACACCGCGCTGAAGCGAGGGCCATGCACTGGCTGATGACCTGGCATCGGGGTAGGCTCCTGTCAGCACGGCGAGTCTGCGTGCAGCTTGATCACGAGCATCCTTGCGCTGGGCCAGCTGGGCGCGGGTGTTCTCGACATCCGTGCGCGCGAGATCAAGGTCGCCCAGGTTTCCTGTCCCTGCCTCGAAACGTCGGTTCACAAGTTGGTAGGATTTTTGAAAACTGGCCAGGCGTCTTTGCGAAAGACCTAACAACCTATCAGCGGCTACCAGGTCAAAGTATGCCTGGATCGTCTGCGCGGCAATCGACTGCCGGGCTGATGCGTAATCAGCGAGTGCCGCATTACGATCACTCGCCGAGGCACTGACACCGGCCCGGATACGGCCCCATACATCGATTTCCCATTGGGTATCGAGCGATGCAGAGTATCGGCTACTCACCGATGACGCGGTTCCCACCAGACTTTTGGACCGGGCCGCAGCACTGCCCGCACTCAAGGATGGAAGCAGTGGCGCGTAGGCTTTTCTAATGTTGAAACCGGCTTCTTCGAGGCGTGCCGCGCTCGCCTTGAGATCCGGGTTATGGGTCAGCGCCCTGGTCACGTAGGCACGCATTGCGGCATCGGGAAACAGATCTAACAACCCGGATTTCACTTCGGGAACCGGAGGCGCTGTGGCGTCATAGCGCTTGGGGATACTGAGGTCTGCATTCCTGTTTTGCGACACAGTATCCGGACTCGGCACACAACTTGCAACGAGGAGGCCAAGGG
Coding sequences:
- a CDS encoding efflux RND transporter periplasmic adaptor subunit, translating into MKLALKIIIPFVFIALAGFGVSIMIKNKKGMPAGTPPLVVPQAEVISVNKQDHQPPVITYGTVQSYFETTLTPQVGGQIVDVAKEFHVGHLVKKGTVLARIDDADYVAALARETSNLSTAKRTLAEEEIKAKQAAEDWIASGRDLATASDFVLRKPQLAAAKASIQSTEAAVKKAEVDVQRTIIRAPYDAVVLTRTASLGNYAGPQQSLGKLVATERVEIRLPLTADQVARVNLPGLGAQDSSHAIQVTLTSATREGVQWNGRLTRTEPAVDAKNQVAYVIAEVDSPYVAEPEPLVVGTFVNASIPAKTIPGAYKAPESALVNDSYVWVLDKADQLCRISATRVHSYNANVYLQLSVDDLAEHAISLPLRIVTRPLTNFKQGEKVKPVSKDD
- a CDS encoding efflux transporter outer membrane subunit, yielding MKIRLIEIISLGLLVASCVPSPDTVSQNRNADLSIPKRYDATAPPVPEVKSGLLDLFPDAAMRAYVTRALTHNPDLKASAARLEEAGFNIRKAYAPLLPSLSAGSAAARSKSLVGTASSVSSRYSASLDTQWEIDVWGRIRAGVSASASDRNAALADYASARQSIAAQTIQAYFDLVAADRLLGLSQRRLASFQKSYQLVNRRFEAGTGNLGDLDLARTDVENTRAQLAQRKDARDQAARRLAVLTGAYPDARSSASAWPSLQRGVRAGIPSTLLMNRPDIDAAYQRIRAADSRVTVAHRDLYPRFSLTASGGNQSSTLKSLADANFNVWSIAGNLTAPLIDGGSRRAELGAANARAKQALANYQSTVLNAFREVENALGSERYLLSQELSTRKALAAARSAEARIQRNYETGLVEILTLLESQRRSFSTEESLINTQALRYKNRVTLALALGKGL